The Penaeus vannamei isolate JL-2024 chromosome 39, ASM4276789v1, whole genome shotgun sequence genome includes the window TTCTGTTTCTACTTTTCTATATAAAGGTTTTATCATTAAGTACAATTTTAaggcttattcatttatatacaaagGCTATATCGCTATGCTTATTCCTTTCTATGCAAaggttttatcattatgtttatcccTTTCTATACAAAGgttttatcattatgcttattccTTTCTATTATGCTAATTCTTATCTATGCAAAGGATGTATCATTTTGCTAATTCCTTTCTATGCAAAGACTAAATCATTACGCTTATTCCTTTCTATTCAAAGCTTATATCATTATGTTAATTCTTATCTATACAAAGGCTATATCATCATGCTTATTCCTTTCTATGCAAAGGCTAAATCTTTATGCTAATTCTTATCTATACAAAGGATATATAATTATGCTTATTCCTTTCTATTCAAAGCCTATATCATTATGCTAATTCTTATCTATACAAAGGatatatcattatgcttattccTTTCTATGCAAAggctatatcattatgattattcctcTCTTTGCAAAGGCTAAATCATTATGCTTATTCCTTTCTATTCAAAGTCTATATCATTATGTTTACCCCTTTCTATACAAAGGttttatcattatgctaattccTTTCTATTCAAAGGCTAaatcattatgctaattcttATCTATACAAAGGatatatcattatgcttattccCTTCTATGCAAAGTCTAAATCATTATGCTTATTCCTTTCTATGCAAAGGCTATGTCGTTATACTTATTCATTTCTATACAAAGGatatatcattatgcttattccTTTCTCAAAGGTTATATCGTTATACTTATTAATTTCTATGTAATATCCATATGTACGATTTCCCTGCTTACTCCCCAGGCTCCTGCCAAGTACGCCTTCGACTGGGCCGTCCAGGACTcctactccggcaacgacttcggccaccaggagtcccgcgacggcgaCCGCACTCGGgggtcctactacgtgcagctccccgacggccgccttcAGAAGGTGACTTACTACGTCGACGGCGACTCAGGCTACGTGGCCGAGGTCTCCTACGAGGGGGAGGCTCAGTACCCTGCCCACCGGACATCctacactccttcaccctcttacaATCCTTCTCCTGTGTACGCTCCTGCTCCCGTGTATGGCTAATGGTCCTGGTTTTCCCTTTCGTGTACTCGTCCGGATTcgagaaaattatatttatatggccGTGATTTTTAGCTATCTTCTTTCGACAGATTAAACGATGCCAGTTTTCTAtggaatttgtatatatttttgtaattaaaGAGCATATCCATaacacgctttttttttttcttgaaatacaTCAATTgatattttagttttctttcaaGACTATCTAAAAGTCGGATTTTCatcactctcgctttctcactctctctaactctccctcacactctctctatatatataatttgtatatatgtgggtttttatgtgtgtgtgtgtgtgtgtgtgtatatatatatatatatatatatatatatatatatatatatatatatatatatatatatatatatatatatatatatatatatatatatatatatatatatatatatatatgtgtgtgtgtgtgtgtgtgtgtgtgtgtgtgtgtgtgtgtgtgtgtgtgtgtgtgtgtgtgtgtgtgtgtgtgtgtgtgtgtgtgtgtttatatatatacatatctttatatatatacatatctttatatatatagttagatatataaataaatatttatatatgcataagtgtgtgtgtgtatgtgtgcgtgtgtgtgtgtatgtttgcatgcacgTGTGCATTCaaaggaatgaaaagaggggCAGTCATGATATagaatttcaaaatatattttgtCATTTCGTTACTCCTTCGCGTCAATGTCATACTAGTCCTCTCATCCTTTTTATTTGATCTATTTCAACCTCTTTGATTaaatatactgatgataatgatgacaaaagcaaagttatgatgataatatcagtaatgctgataatgatgataagaatcatgatgataacgataataatcataacagaaagaataacaacaacaatactaattacagtgataatattgagaattatcatcatcctcatcactatcaccacatcattatcacaatcctcatcaccacatcattatcacaatcctcatcaccacatcattatcacaatcctcatcaccacatcattatcacaatcctcatcaccacatcatcctcatcaatatcatcaaaatGGGTTGATGTTCGGGTACGCCCCTCTCATCACGTATCTCCTTGGGACCTGGTAATTAAGATACCTACCTCAGAGTAAAGATACTAATTAATTAAGTAAGTAATTGATTTAGTAATTAAGATACCTACCTCAGAGTTAAGATACTAATTAATTAAGTAAGTAATTGATTTAGTAATTAAGATACCTACCTCAGAGTAAAGATACGGGTTGAGATAACGAAACAGCTGTTTGTTGTTTACTCACATTTCACTGTAGATTCGCCTCAGTTTTGCTGATGTCAGACGACGAGGAAATCTAATTCAAACaggcatagagaaagagacagagagggaggaggagagagaaagagagtgagggaaagagggaaaagagagagattgagagagagggagggtggaagagagagagaggggggaggaagagagaaagagagtgagggaaagagggaaaagagagagattgagagagagggagggtggaagagagagagagaggggaaagaaagagagggagggaaagaggggaaagagagagattgagagagagggagggtggaagagagagagagtgagggaaagagagaaagagagtgagggaaagagggaaaagacagagaaagagagagaggggggggggggaagagagagagagaggggaaagaaagagagagagggaaagatgtaaaagagagagattgagagagagggagggaggaagagagagagagaggggaaagaaagagagtgagggaaagatggaaaagagagagattgagagagagggagggaggaagagagagagagggaaatggtagAGTGTCAATACCTTGTTCCTAGTTGCTACTTCGATactaaatctctttctctttaggaagagaatacataataatgatgataatgaatatatatatatatatatatatatatatatatatatatatatatatatatatatatatatatatatatatatatatacatacatgtgtgtatgtgtgtgtgtgtatgtgtgtgtgtgtatgtgtgtgtgtgtgtgtgtgtgtatgtgtgtgtgtgtttgtgtgtgtgtgtttatttattcatacatatgcgtgtgtgtgtgcatatatgtacatatatgtgtttgcgtgtgtgtgcgtgcgtgtgtttgtgtgtgtgtgtgtgtgtgtgtgtgtgtatgtgtgtgtgtgtgtgtgtatgtatgtgtgtgtgcgtgtgtgtgtatgtatatatgtgtgtgtgtgtgtgtctgtgtctgtgtgtgcgtgtgcgtgtgtgtgtgtgtgtatttctatctatttatctatattcatttatctatttgtatgtctatttatacagGTAAAAGTTACATCCTATATCCAAGGTATATTTCAGCCCCTGCTAAATGCTACTTGATGAGAACAATTGTGCAAAATTAGATTCAAGTTCGCTCAAGACTCTTTTACATATAaaccatttcctctttttctaaacgaagaagaaagaaaaattattttaaaaaatattatacaGATCGTTCCATTTATTTATGAGGTCATGTGCGTGAGATGTCACGGTCGGAGCAGCATGGCGACCGAAAAGGAGCTTCGTGAAAATGGGAGATGctaaagacgattttttttttttgggggggggggggctcggacGGAAAGAAACTAATTGTTTTATGTAGGTTCTTGaagttttttatattatttttttctgtttatttgtatttttattttttatttatttatttatttttattttttattttttttttttttttgctcggacGGAAAGAAACTAATTGTTTTATGTAGGTTCTTgaagttttttattatttgttttttctggttatttttattatttttttctgtttatttgtattttctttgttttctttcttactgtAAAGTGTCTTCCATCGgcgatttttttcttatgttctttCACATTTGTTctaagacatatatatgtgtgtgtgtctatatatacatgcatatatatatatatatatatatatatatatatatatatatatatatatatatatgtgtgtgtgtgtgtgtgtgtgtgtgtgtgtgtgtgtgtgtgtgtgtgtgtgtgtgtgtgtgtgtgtgtgtgtgtgtgtgtgtgtgtgtgtgtgtgtgtgtgtgtgtgtgtgtttatatattgcccattgtaaaagccacctgggggcaagccagcctctgtggttgagagatagagaaagaaagaaagatagagacagacagacatgcaaagggaaagagagaaagagagagagggagagagagagagagacggacaaagagatagaggcaaaggcagagatggagagaaggagacagagaaaaagagaatcagagagaaaaggagaggcagagctACAAACagtcaaataaaaataataataatcagagaaaaaaaggcgagagagagagacagagagtcaaagaaatagaaagagagaaaaacgaacatGACAAAGTGAACAATTTAAATGTCTGTGCAAAGATCAAACAGCCATTTCTCAACGATCAAATTTCATAGCCAAACAAGTTGTTTGTCTTCAACAGCGCCGATACctagaatgcacacacacacacacacacacacacacacacacacacacacacacacacacacacacacacacacacacacacacacacacacacacacacacgcacacacacacacacacacacacacacacacacacacacacacacacacacacacacaaacacacacacacacacacacacacacacacacacacacacacacacacacacacacacacacacacacacacacacacacacacacacacacgcacacacacacacacacacacacaaacacaaacacacacacatacacacaaacacaaacacacacacacacacagacacacacacacacacacacacacacacacacacacacacacacacacacacacacacacacacacgcacacacacacacacacacacacacacacacacacacacacacacacacacacacacacacacacacacatatatatatatatatatatatatatatatatatatatatatatatatatatatatatatatatatatatatatatgtatatatatatataaatatatatatataaatatatatatataacaaagaaaatgtctaatgaaaatcatatacataaaaatacatatataatgaaaagaataaataaattatagtACTTCATTATATATCCCACATACAACTTaatcaaatataacaaataacattctgaatttaaaaaaaaagaaaataaaaaaaggtgatTTTCCAGCTCAAACTCCTCccacataaataatgaaaagaaaaaataaataatagtactTCTTTATCTATCCCACATACAACTTTATCTTATATAACAAATAACATTCTGAttgaaaaaaagaatttaaaaaaaaggtgaTTTTCCATCTCAAACTCCTCccacataaataatgaaaagaaaaaataaataatagtactTCTTTATCTATCCCACATACAACTTTATCTTATATAACAAATAACATTCTggatgaaaaaaagaatttaaaaaaatgtgaTTTTCCATCTCAAACTCCTCccacataaataatgaaaagaaaaaataaataatagtactTCTTTATCTATCCCACATACAACTTTATCATATATAACAAACAACATCCTGAATGAAAACACAAAAGAAACtataacaaaacagaataaaaaaaggtGATTTTCCAGCTCAAACTCCTCccacataaataatgaaaagaaaaaataaataatagtactTCTTTATATATCCCACATACAacttaataatatataacaaataacaaattacattctgaatgaaaaaataaaaaaataaaaaaggtgatTTTCCAGCTCAAACTCCTCccacataaataatgaaaagaaaaaataaataatagtactTCTTTATATATCCCACATACAACTTAatcatatataacaaataacatcCTGATTgaaaacatacacaaaagaaattataacaaaaaataattctaaaaaaaagtgATTTTCCATCTCAAACTCCTCccacataaataatgaaaagaaaaaatttatAATAGTACTTCTTTATGTATCCCACATACATCTTAatcatatataacaaataacattctgaatgaaaaataaataaataaaaaaaaggttattttcCAGCTCACACTCCTCccacataaataatgaaaagaaaaaataaataatagtatttctttatctatcccaCATACAACTTTATCTTATATAACAAATAACATCCTGAATGAAAACACAAAAGAAACtataacaaaacagaataaaaaaggtgATTTTCCAGCTCACACTCCTcccatataaataaagaaaagaaaaaaattataatagtacttCTTTATGTATCCCACATACAACTTTTTCTTATATAACAAATAACAttctgaatgaaaaaaagaattaaaaaggtGATTTTCCAGCTCAAACTCCTCccacataaataatgaaaagaaagaattaataatAGTACTTCTTTATCTATCCCTCATACAACTTAatcatatataacaaatattctgattgaaaaaaagaaaataaaaaaggtgatTTTCCAGCTCAAACTCCTCccacataaataatgaaaaggacaaaTTTATAATAGTACTTCTTTATATATCCCACATACAACTTTTTCTTATATAACAAATAACATCCTGaatgaaaacatacacaaaagaaattataacgaaaaaaaaaattaaaaaaggtgaTTTTCTGTCTCAAACTCCTCccacataaataatgaaaagaaaaattaaataatagtCCTTCTTTATATATCTCACATACAACTTAatcatatataacaaataacaaattacattctgaatgaaaaaaaatatatatataaaaaaagtgatTTTCCATCTCAAACTCCTCCCACTCGCCCACCATCGCCTCCGCCGCCGTTTCTCCCGCACCGTAAAGTTCCGAATCCGAAGACGTAACCTTCCCCGACATCAGGTTGCAATATCGTTCACGCACTCGAACACAGGTCGTGATTAGCGGCTCAGGGCTTAGCAGGGGTCACGAGAGGTCAGTGGAGCATCTGCGAAGAATGTCGGGCTTTGACCTCCAAGATGCAGTGGAGTAttcgtttttcttcgtctttttttttttttttcttcttttttttttgccagatcTTCTTGTCATAGACGCAGGAACATGCTGGGAGCCGATTTTCCGATTTTCTCACGGTTCGATGGTCAGATTGTCATGAAGAAGTCATCGGGGGAAGGAACCCAGATGAGTTTGATTAGCTACAAACTTGATGGTTGGTGAAATATGCacaatatagagatagatggataacagcataactatatacatacaacttataataatatagacatacacatacacacacacacacacaaacacacacacacacacaaacacacacacacacacacacacacacacgcacgcacgcacacacacacacacacacacacacacacacacacacacacacatatatatacatgcgtgtgggtgtgtatgtgtggaacgAGAGCAGGAGAGACCAATTAATTTCCTCCAAGGTTcaacatgagaaagagaaaaacataattaagattattatcattattataccataAATATTAGCCCGGTTAATTTCTCGTCACGCTTTCTGACTTTACCATATACTTTGGGATATATATTAGGCACCAAATGGGTGAAAACTTGCTCTCCTCGCGGTGCCCAAAATCTCTTCTTCTACGtattcgtctttctcctctttgtctttcacttattgttcttcctcttcttcctctcctactcctgctacttcttccttttattttatttttatttttttttctctctctcttcttcctcttttgtctccttttgtcctctctgcttcctctgcctttcctttctcttcttttacttccctccttcttcccgccttctatttcttctttttcagtaaCCACCCTCAgctttctcttatccttcttcgtcttcttccttgtctctctcctcttttcttcgttttttcttgcacatttatttccttctccaatttattttctctctcctcttcttcgccttcttcctctttctttatttcatccgtctatccctccccttcgctctccctctttctcgctcccatCATAGCTTTATCATTTCGCTCCCATAGTCATCACATTGAACGCatgaaatcaaatcaaatataaCTGTGCGTATACATTTTAATCTCTCTTCGTCACTTCCAAAAGCAAATAAGTCTTGCCGTTGCGCTGAGAAACCAGAACGAGAGTAATTAGTTCCGACGGGAAAGTGCCCGTGCCCGCGTACCCATGAAACCAGCCGGCATAAAGGATTGTGGAGCAGGTTGCGGCAGGCCAACAGGTGTGAGACGAGATGTTTGATCTTGACCCAGCTTCaaccgctcccctcctccccaccccccaccccctccacacacaccaccccatccAACTCCGCCCCGGCTACAACCCGTTCAAGTGAGTTCCTTCACGCTTCTCGCACCGGTCGTGACGTCACGTTGCAGTCGGTGTGGCCGGATATATAAGAGCCGAGCGAGTGAGCGGAGCAAGACAGTCTCTTCCTTGTGGACATAACACAACATGAAGGTAAGGAGCTATGCATACAGCTCATGCGTGAATGCTCAATGAACAAAGATTTGTGTGTTATAGTAATCGTTTGTTCACCGATGCCAATTCTGATGTATCTTGTCACGGTCGTTTCTCTGTATAACACTGAAAAAAGGAGTTTTCTTAATGAAATCTTATCAACAGGTTCTTCTGTTAATCGCCGTGGCATCTGCCGCCGTGGCCAGGCCTCAGTACGGCTACAGTCCCCCTGCCACCTACCGCCCTGCTCCAACCTATGCTCCCGCTCCCTCCTACAGGCCAGCTCCCTCTTCTCAGGTCCGTTCTTTGTTATATAAGCAAACTTTCATTCGTAGACtgaaccttttctttctttctttctctctctctcttttatttctttctttctttctttctctctctttctttctttcttctttttttttattttttttgaatatGTTAATCGCCTTAGTATACACTGACTCAAggcactcccctcccccagcagGCCCCAGCCAAGTACGACTTCGAGTGGGGCGTCAGGGACTCCTACTCCGCCAACCACTTCGGCCACAACGAAGACCGCGACGGATACAACACCcaaggatcctactacgtgcagctccccgacggccgcctgcagaaggtcacctactaCGTCAACGGCGACTCAGGCTACGTAgccgaggtcagctacgaggggcAGGCCCAGTACCCAGCCTACCACGCCGCCCCCTCCTACAGTCCTGCCCCGACCTACACACCCGCCCCCGTGTACGGATAAATCTTGAACAGTTTTAAGCGAATGTAcagtatatttgtgtttataaaaATCAAAGATTAAAAAACATTTCGTTTTGATCCCATTTATGTCTTTAATCTGTTCTTTGTTGGCTTATTCTCAATATAGAATAATTCTATGGATATCTGGATGAGAAtgcgaacatacatacatgcaagacCACTTTTccatttgatatgtatatgtgagtgagtgtgtgtgtgcgtgtgtgtgcgtgtgtgtgtgtgtgtgtgtgtgtgtgtgtgtgtgtgtgtgtgtgtgtgtgtgtgtgtgtgtgtgtgtgcgtgcgtgtatgtatgtttgtataaatatacaaattcatTGCAACTGCGTGATCGGCAACCACGGTGGACGTCTCTCCGCTTGACCCTTTTTGGGGAGTGAAATTTTGTTAACTGATACAGCCAGGAAATGCAGATTTGCTGGTATCCATAAAGGAACATTCTACGAACAAAATCCTACTTGAAGCAATGCAACAGTCTTACCCCAACACCCAAGACTACCTCAGGGGAAGAGTCAAATACCAATGACGAatgtaacaaaaagaaaaaaatgataaatgagaataaatatcttcacagcgTAAGAGACACAGCCCGATGGTGTTAATTGAGACGCGTCAAATACATCTcaaacgcttaaaaaaaaaaaaaaaaatatatatatatatatatatatatatatatatatatatatatatatattattcataactTTTCCTTGAATAGAGGGAAATACTGGCTTCGTTGATTTATAATTAGGTTTTGACTTGTCGAGACTGAACTAATcctttatatttctctcattAGAAGTCTGTAGTTAGAATATTCAGGAAGACTttgagtatatagatatatgtatgtatatgaatatatatacatatatgtgtgtgtgttagtgtgtgtacacatgtgttaatatatacacacatatataagtatataattaagtttatacatttatagatcTATAGATTCGCACATGTATGAATGTCTGCACATATTCATAAAAGCACATGCTCCATATGCAAAACATTCCATGGCAGCTGTCAACTTTTACTGCAATAACTGGAGACATCGCTCCCTCGTTTGGTCAGGCAAGATGGGTTAAATCCAAGCCAGGATAACTTCTAAGTGAGTTTCCGTTTTGCCTtggaatattcataaaaaaaaaatcctcgagcttgatattttttctttgtttctctctctctctctctgtcctttgtctacctattacttattctttttctcccctttccccctccaacgCTTTCTCACTATTTTTGTCTCTCAAACAGATGAACCTGAGCAGGCTGTATGGATGATCGGAAAAGGACATGTATGCGAAACATTTAATAGGTACAGGAATATAGAATCAATAATGGTGAATGTTCACCGCTATGTAGGCTGTTACTCCTGCTGAGACTGTAATGGTTTGAATGGGCTTGTAATGAGCATGAGCATGCTTgttatttttaaacattatttggagatgaaagcaattttttttctttcttttttctttcttttacaatgTGATCTACTCTCTCCATCGGAAACATAATAGTATGACGCaagtatgttttatgtatgctgTGGGTGATTATGAAGGAAGTGACTTATCAAGATGAGGGTGAGAATTTATCGTGTTATATCGCATTCCTAACATGCAAATCACTGATTATATTCCTGACTGTATACCTGCATTTTCCTATATTAAGAGCTGGACAGTCACATCAATTAACATACCAGAGTGTTGTGTGGCATATTAGAGCCCAGGGACTTCTTATGATGGAGATGACGATGGTAAACGTTTGAGATGTAAACGTTTCTTTTGATAAACGTTTATTTCAGTAAAAGTCAAAATCAAagtctttcatccctctccctctcacataatTGCATGTAACTCAACTACGCATAAACATAAGTAGATGTTTAAATATTTCTTTCCATTGGTAGGTTCAGTGTCCGTTTAAACCGGAGCAACGTTTGGCTAATTTCGCTGAGAACGTTTTCGTGCTCTTGTCCCACGAAGCCGTCCAGCGTAAAGGATCGCGGAGCAGGTCATGGCAGGTTATCAGGTGCGAGCTGAGGTGTTTGACCTTGACCCAGCTTCAGCCCCCCCGCccgccacccctaccccccttgcaACTGCCTCAAGCGAGTTCCTTCACGGTTCCCGGACCGGTCGTGACGTCACGTTGCAGCCGATGGACGGATATATAAGAGCCGaggcgagagagcagagacagtCTCTTCTGTGGACGTAACGCACCATGAAGGTAGAGTTTTGGCTTACAACTTGCAATTAAATAACCGACAGTGATTCTGTTTCTTCAGTAGCAATTGCTAGTAATGTTCCTAACGATGAAAATATCTTTAAATGAATATACTTATTTGATTAGCCGTGAGAACAATACCATAAACTATACTATATATACCAATCCTAttataaaacaggaaaaaaaacattctatTCACAGATCCTTCTGTTAATCGTCGTGGCATCTGCCGCCGTGGCCAGGCCTCAGTACGGCTACAGTCCCCCTGCCACCTACCGCCCTGCTCCAACCTATGCTCCCGCTCCCTCCTACAGGCCAGCTCCCTCTTATCAGGTCAATTCCTATTTGTATGCGCATGTTTTTACTTGCAGAAAGTCGCAGAATGAACCCAAATACCCAAATGCTGTATATGCATTTCTATGCCAGGCTGACAAagcactcccctcccccagcagGCC containing:
- the LOC138859994 gene encoding cuticle protein 7-like — translated: MKIIITLAVAALSLAAPDRPHAGYSPPAVYRPTPTYRPPPTYAPAPSYRPAPSYEAPAKYAFDWAVQDSYSGNDFGHQESRDGDRTRGSYYVQLPDGRLQKVTYYVDGDSGYVAEVSYEGEAQYPAHRTSYTPSPSYNPSPVYAPAPVYG
- the LOC113808611 gene encoding pro-resilin isoform X2 — protein: MKVLLLIAVASAAVARPQYGYSPPATYRPAPTYAPAPSYRPAPSSQAPAKYDFEWGVRDSYSANHFGHNEDRDGYNTQGSYYVQLPDGRLQKVTYYVNGDSGYVAEVSYEGQAQYPAYHAAPSYSPAPTYTPAPVYG
- the LOC113808611 gene encoding pro-resilin isoform X1 — protein: MKVLLLIAVASAAVARPQYGYSPPATYRPAPTYAPAPSYRPAPSSQQAPAKYDFEWGVRDSYSANHFGHNEDRDGYNTQGSYYVQLPDGRLQKVTYYVNGDSGYVAEVSYEGQAQYPAYHAAPSYSPAPTYTPAPVYG